Proteins from a single region of Novosphingobium sp. CECT 9465:
- a CDS encoding ABC transporter ATP-binding protein, with protein MPDAFEGDYPIRVRGIRNVFGENVIHDGLDLDVRKGEIIGVVGGSGTGKSVLMRTIIGLQTPESGEVEVLGQSITDARDDADIDIRSRWGVLFQGGALFSTLTVAENVEVPLREFYPEINDELRHEIARYKVLLSGLPADATSKYPSELSGGMKKRAGLARALSLDPELLFLDEPTAGLDPIGAAAFDQLILQLQQTLGLTVFLITHDLDTLYEICDRVAVIADKKVIAVGTIEELLALDHPWIQEYFNGPRGRAAQDSQARHDAVRANVAADDTPQRNAPVKGEA; from the coding sequence ATGCCCGATGCGTTTGAGGGCGATTACCCCATCCGCGTTCGCGGCATCCGCAACGTGTTTGGCGAAAACGTCATTCACGATGGTCTCGATCTCGATGTGCGCAAGGGCGAGATCATCGGCGTCGTTGGTGGATCGGGCACGGGCAAATCGGTGCTGATGCGGACGATCATCGGATTGCAGACGCCGGAATCGGGCGAAGTCGAAGTGCTTGGCCAGTCGATCACCGATGCGCGCGACGATGCCGATATCGACATTCGCAGCCGCTGGGGGGTGCTGTTTCAGGGCGGGGCGCTGTTTTCCACGCTGACCGTGGCCGAAAACGTCGAAGTGCCTCTGCGCGAGTTCTATCCTGAGATCAACGATGAACTGCGCCACGAAATCGCGCGCTACAAGGTGCTGCTGTCCGGCCTTCCGGCGGACGCGACCAGCAAGTATCCGTCCGAACTTTCAGGCGGCATGAAGAAGCGCGCCGGACTGGCACGGGCGCTTTCGCTCGATCCTGAACTGCTGTTCCTGGATGAACCGACCGCGGGCCTCGATCCCATCGGAGCAGCGGCGTTCGATCAGTTGATCCTGCAATTGCAGCAGACGCTAGGCCTTACCGTGTTCCTGATCACGCACGATCTTGATACGCTGTACGAGATATGCGACCGGGTGGCGGTAATCGCTGACAAGAAGGTGATTGCGGTGGGCACCATCGAAGAATTGCTCGCGCTCGATCATCCGTGGATTCAGGAATATTTCAACGGTCCGCGCGGGCGGGCCGCTCAGGATTCGCAGGCACGGCACGATGCCGTGCGCGCAAACGTGGCGGCGGACGACACGCCACAACGCAATGCGCCGGTAAAGGGCGAGGCATAA
- a CDS encoding MlaD family protein, translated as METRANHIWVGLVTLALLAATAMLTIWIARLNQGELAEYDIFFKQSVDGLAKGSEVSFSGVPFGQVKNIELWERDPEFVRVRIAVDRKVPILQGTTASLQGSFTGVSTIQLSGAVKGAPAIECPRENKRATCPEGVPVIPTKRSGLGEILSNAPLLLERLATLTERLTMVLSDKNQKSIENILTNTDKLSGNLADASPDVKRTMAELQATLRQANYALVSFEKLTNSADSMINDEGNGLARQMRQTLKSAEGAANELKVTLSEARPAARQLNERTLPAAEAAIRDLQATTKSLREVTDRINDQGVGGFVGGPKLPDYKN; from the coding sequence ATGGAAACGCGGGCAAACCACATATGGGTCGGTCTGGTCACACTGGCGCTGCTGGCGGCAACGGCCATGCTGACCATCTGGATCGCACGCCTGAACCAGGGCGAACTGGCTGAATACGATATCTTCTTCAAGCAGTCGGTCGATGGGCTGGCAAAGGGATCGGAGGTATCGTTTTCAGGTGTACCGTTCGGGCAGGTCAAGAACATCGAACTGTGGGAGCGCGATCCCGAATTCGTGCGGGTGCGGATTGCGGTCGATCGCAAGGTCCCGATCCTGCAGGGCACCACCGCCAGCTTGCAGGGCAGCTTCACCGGGGTTTCCACGATTCAGCTTTCGGGTGCGGTAAAGGGGGCGCCTGCCATCGAATGTCCGCGCGAAAACAAGCGCGCGACCTGCCCTGAAGGTGTTCCCGTGATCCCGACCAAGCGTTCCGGCCTTGGCGAAATCCTGTCCAACGCACCGCTTCTGCTTGAACGGCTGGCGACGCTGACCGAGCGGTTGACGATGGTGCTTTCGGACAAGAACCAGAAGTCGATCGAGAACATCCTGACCAATACCGACAAGCTCAGTGGGAACCTTGCTGATGCTTCACCCGACGTGAAGCGGACAATGGCGGAACTGCAGGCGACCTTGCGGCAGGCCAACTATGCCCTGGTAAGCTTCGAGAAGCTGACCAATTCGGCTGATTCCATGATCAATGATGAAGGCAACGGCCTTGCCCGGCAGATGCGCCAGACGCTGAAATCGGCCGAGGGCGCGGCCAATGAATTGAAAGTAACGCTGAGCGAGGCGCGCCCTGCCGCGCGCCAGTTGAACGAACGCACCCTGCCCGCTGCCGAAGCCGCGATCCGTGATTTGCAGGCGACCACCAAGTCGCTGCGCGAGGTCACCGACCGGATCAACGACCAGGGTGTCGGTGGCTTCGTGGGCGGTCCCAAGCTGCCCGATTACAAGAACTGA
- a CDS encoding ABC-type transport auxiliary lipoprotein family protein, which produces MIRKTLIAMSLSTALAGCVSLGPKVPDTLLSLRPTSAPAAGATSSGTFGTALAVIEPAAEARLAVNRVPVQIDDANVAYLKKTMWVERPSRLFQRLLAETIRARGNRLVIEGDPGSDGPKLSGRLLDMGYDARTRSAIVRYDAIKETGGGRIETRRFESVVPVTDAEAKYVGPALNEAANTVAQAVAEWVG; this is translated from the coding sequence ATGATCCGCAAAACCCTGATCGCGATGTCGCTCTCCACCGCGCTGGCGGGCTGTGTCAGCCTTGGCCCGAAGGTGCCCGACACGCTGCTCTCGCTCCGCCCGACCAGCGCACCCGCCGCGGGCGCGACATCAAGCGGTACGTTCGGCACCGCGCTGGCCGTGATCGAACCTGCGGCCGAAGCGCGGCTTGCGGTCAATCGCGTTCCGGTGCAGATCGATGACGCCAATGTCGCCTATCTCAAGAAGACGATGTGGGTGGAACGCCCCTCGCGGCTGTTCCAGCGCCTGCTGGCGGAAACGATCCGGGCCAGAGGCAATCGGCTGGTGATCGAAGGCGATCCGGGCAGTGACGGACCGAAACTTTCGGGGCGTCTACTGGACATGGGCTATGACGCGCGCACCCGCTCTGCGATTGTCCGCTACGATGCGATCAAGGAAACCGGCGGGGGCAGAATCGAAACCCGCCGCTTCGAAAGCGTGGTCCCGGTCACCGATGCCGAGGCGAAATACGTCGGCCCGGCGCTGAACGAAGCCGCGAACACCGTCGCGCAGGCCGTGGCGGAGTGGGTGGGCTAA
- a CDS encoding ATP12 family chaperone protein, translating into MKRFYRDVTVAEAAGGFGVHLDGRAIKTVSARPQIVPTRALAEAMAQEWAEQGDEINPALFLLRDMADFALDVVARDPAAAIESLLPYADTDTLCYRAEPDEAFAARQRLMWEPLLTEAETRLGVRFVRIAGVIHKPQPPETLARLRDELAMLDAFSLAALRNTAGLAASLVIGLAALAPNADIDALWDAANLEEDWQAELWGKDWEAIELRARRAAAFAAAARFAALARG; encoded by the coding sequence ATGAAGCGTTTTTACCGTGACGTGACCGTTGCCGAGGCCGCAGGCGGCTTCGGGGTGCATCTGGATGGACGGGCGATCAAGACGGTCAGCGCGCGTCCGCAGATCGTGCCAACGCGCGCGCTGGCGGAAGCCATGGCGCAGGAATGGGCGGAACAGGGTGACGAGATCAACCCGGCGCTGTTCCTTCTGCGCGACATGGCCGACTTTGCGCTGGACGTTGTTGCGCGCGATCCCGCAGCCGCCATCGAAAGCCTGCTGCCTTATGCCGATACAGACACGCTGTGCTATCGCGCAGAGCCGGACGAGGCTTTTGCTGCGCGCCAGCGGCTGATGTGGGAACCGTTGCTGACAGAGGCCGAAACGCGGCTTGGTGTGCGGTTCGTGCGGATCGCAGGCGTGATCCACAAGCCCCAGCCACCCGAAACGCTGGCGCGGCTGCGCGACGAACTTGCCATGCTGGATGCCTTTTCGCTGGCAGCGCTGCGCAATACCGCAGGCCTTGCCGCATCACTGGTGATCGGCCTTGCCGCGCTTGCCCCCAACGCAGACATCGACGCGCTGTGGGATGCCGCCAATCTGGAAGAAGACTGGCAGGCCGAACTCTGGGGCAAGGACTGGGAAGCCATCGAACTGCGCGCCAGGCGTGCCGCTGCCTTTGCCGCAGCGGCCCGGTTTGCGGCGCTGGCGCGGGGTTAG
- a CDS encoding HAD-IA family hydrolase, translating to MKLAIFDCDGTLVDSQADICAAMDAAFSAAGLVPPERHATRRVVGLSLHEAMRQLHPQGAHAVHADLTQLYKDAFRARRDAGAVGEPLYKGIAGLIEELSDDGWQLAVATGKSDRGLAHCLAAHGLTKHFVSLQTADRHPSKPDPSMIEQCIADAGADRARTAMIGDTVYDIAMACNAGVTGFGVDWGYHDSHELIAAGAAEVAISVGHLRDLLKGMA from the coding sequence ATGAAATTGGCGATATTCGATTGCGACGGTACACTGGTGGACAGCCAGGCCGATATCTGTGCCGCGATGGACGCCGCATTTTCCGCTGCCGGTCTCGTCCCGCCCGAACGACACGCCACCCGCCGCGTCGTCGGTCTTTCACTGCATGAGGCGATGCGTCAGTTGCACCCTCAGGGCGCGCATGCGGTCCACGCTGACCTGACCCAGCTTTACAAGGATGCTTTCCGCGCGCGCCGCGATGCAGGCGCGGTAGGAGAGCCGTTGTACAAAGGTATCGCCGGGTTGATCGAGGAATTGTCGGACGACGGTTGGCAACTGGCCGTCGCCACGGGAAAGTCGGACCGTGGCCTTGCCCACTGCCTTGCCGCGCACGGGCTGACGAAGCATTTCGTATCGCTCCAGACCGCGGACCGGCACCCGTCGAAGCCCGATCCATCGATGATCGAACAATGCATCGCCGATGCGGGCGCAGACCGCGCGCGCACTGCGATGATCGGCGATACCGTCTATGACATCGCCATGGCCTGCAACGCCGGGGTAACCGGCTTCGGAGTGGACTGGGGGTATCACGATTCGCATGAACTGATCGCCGCCGGGGCTGCGGAAGTCGCCATCAGCGTTGGCCACTTGCGCGATCTGCTGAAAGGCATGGCATGA
- a CDS encoding FMN-binding negative transcriptional regulator: MHPNPAFRHDDRDLHEALIAQVGFGMVFAATPDGPRVAHVPLHSTGDGAVQFHLARGNALARHLDGMTALAVVNGPDGYVSPRWYADQAQVPTWNYVALELEGRVRRMDQDGLLALLENLTAANEARIADGKPWTMDKTPPDALRKMMTAIVGFEMEVQAWRPTFKLSQNKSAEERTQIAAGLEAEGSPAMAELMRRLIP, from the coding sequence CGCTGATCGCGCAAGTCGGCTTCGGCATGGTGTTTGCTGCCACGCCCGATGGCCCGCGCGTCGCCCATGTACCGCTGCATTCGACCGGGGACGGGGCGGTGCAATTCCATCTGGCGCGCGGCAATGCGCTGGCGCGGCATCTGGACGGGATGACCGCGCTGGCGGTGGTCAACGGGCCGGACGGCTATGTTTCACCACGCTGGTATGCTGATCAGGCACAAGTCCCGACATGGAACTACGTGGCGCTGGAATTGGAAGGCCGGGTGCGGCGAATGGATCAGGACGGGCTGCTCGCCCTGCTCGAAAACCTGACCGCCGCAAACGAAGCGCGCATTGCCGATGGCAAGCCGTGGACGATGGACAAGACCCCGCCCGATGCCTTGCGCAAGATGATGACTGCCATCGTCGGCTTCGAGATGGAAGTGCAAGCGTGGCGACCCACGTTCAAGCTTTCGCAGAACAAGTCGGCTGAGGAGCGCACACAGATTGCCGCAGGGCTTGAAGCCGAAGGTTCTCCGGCGATGGCTGAACTCATGCGCAGGCTGATCCCATGA